A genomic window from Paraburkholderia phytofirmans OLGA172 includes:
- a CDS encoding DHA2 family efflux MFS transporter permease subunit: protein MSQPSSAPGATPPAPPPPLQGGKLVLATIAVALATFMNVLDTSIANVAIPTISGNLGVSVDEGTWVITVFAAANAVSIPLTGWLTQRIGQVKLFVGAILMFVLASWLCGVAPTLPILLVARVFQGAVAGPLIPLSQAILLGSYPKEKSSTALSLWAMTATVGPIAGPALGGWITDSYSWSWIFYINIPVGIFAAGVTWMIYRTRESATRKPPIDVVGLGLLVTWVASLQIMLDKGKDLDWFSSPVIVILGVTALIGFAFFLVWELTEENPIVDLRLFQQRNFLGGTIAISVAYGVFFGNLVLLPQWMQEYLNYRSVDAGLVTAPLGVFAVLLAPVMGRVLPRSDARIIATLAFIGFAIVFYMRSNYVIEIDTWHLVLPTLLQGIPMALFFVPLTAIILSGQPPNRIPAAAGLSNFVRVFCGAVGTSIAGNEWNNRTVLHHERLTEQASLNNPVFNQQIDSTQSLLQLNPQSAHALFDFTVNTQAAMMGLNDIFYVSAIIFVLIIPLIWITKPAKGGGGADAAGAH from the coding sequence CGCCACTTTCATGAACGTGCTCGACACGTCAATCGCGAACGTTGCAATTCCAACCATTTCGGGCAACCTCGGGGTCTCGGTCGATGAAGGCACGTGGGTCATCACGGTGTTCGCCGCGGCCAACGCCGTCTCGATTCCGCTGACCGGCTGGCTCACGCAGCGCATCGGCCAGGTCAAGCTGTTCGTCGGCGCGATTCTGATGTTCGTGCTGGCTTCGTGGTTATGCGGGGTTGCGCCCACGCTGCCGATCCTGCTGGTCGCGCGGGTGTTCCAGGGTGCGGTGGCCGGCCCGCTGATTCCGCTCTCGCAAGCGATTCTGCTCGGCTCGTATCCCAAGGAGAAATCGTCGACCGCGCTCTCGCTATGGGCCATGACGGCCACCGTCGGCCCGATTGCGGGCCCTGCGCTCGGCGGCTGGATCACGGATAGCTACAGTTGGTCGTGGATCTTCTACATCAACATCCCCGTCGGCATTTTCGCGGCCGGCGTCACGTGGATGATCTATCGCACCCGCGAGTCGGCCACCCGCAAGCCCCCCATCGACGTGGTCGGGCTAGGCCTGCTGGTTACCTGGGTCGCTTCGCTGCAGATCATGCTCGACAAGGGTAAGGACCTCGACTGGTTCTCGTCGCCGGTCATCGTGATTCTCGGCGTTACCGCGTTGATCGGTTTCGCGTTCTTCCTCGTGTGGGAGCTGACCGAGGAGAATCCGATCGTCGATTTGCGGCTCTTCCAGCAGCGCAATTTTCTCGGCGGCACGATCGCGATTTCGGTGGCGTACGGCGTGTTCTTCGGCAACCTGGTGCTGCTGCCGCAATGGATGCAGGAATATCTGAACTACCGCTCCGTGGACGCCGGTCTCGTTACTGCGCCGCTCGGCGTCTTTGCGGTGCTGCTCGCGCCGGTGATGGGCCGCGTGCTGCCGCGTTCGGACGCACGCATCATTGCGACCCTCGCGTTTATCGGCTTTGCGATCGTGTTTTATATGCGCTCGAACTACGTGATCGAAATCGACACGTGGCATCTCGTGCTACCCACGCTGCTGCAAGGCATTCCGATGGCGCTGTTCTTCGTGCCGCTGACGGCGATCATTCTGTCCGGACAGCCGCCCAACAGAATTCCCGCGGCGGCTGGTCTGTCGAATTTCGTGCGGGTGTTTTGCGGCGCGGTGGGCACGTCGATCGCCGGCAACGAATGGAATAACCGCACGGTGCTGCACCATGAACGGCTCACCGAGCAGGCTAGCCTGAACAACCCAGTGTTCAACCAGCAGATCGATTCGACCCAGTCACTGCTGCAGCTGAATCCGCAATCGGCGCACGCACTGTTCGATTTTACGGTGAACACCCAAGCCGCGATGATGGGCCTGAACGACATCTTCTATGTGTCGGCGATCATTTTCGTTCTGATCATTCCTCTGATCTGGATTACGAAGCCGGCCAAGGGCGGCGGCGGAGCGGATGCGGCGGGCGCGCACTGA
- a CDS encoding glutaminase, with the protein MNYASILEQIHRDIEPWRTAGRVADYIPELAKVPAERFGMAVVMLDGRVFSVGDAQMRFSIQSISKLFACTLAFQLLGDALWERVGREPSGTAFNSLVQLESEHGKPRNPFINAGALVVTDVLCRRFVRAETALVEFMRRLTGEVTIDYDSRVAQSELQHADRNQAMAHFMASFGNMEMPVHAVVDAYCRQCAISMSCVELAKAALFLSNGGVVPSTGERILDSSSTKRLSALMLTCGTYDAAGDFVFRVGLPAKSGVGGGIVAVLPGEMAVCVWSPGLDANGNSLAGARALEQLTTLTGQSIF; encoded by the coding sequence ATGAACTACGCATCCATCCTCGAACAGATTCATCGCGACATCGAACCGTGGCGCACCGCGGGCCGCGTCGCCGATTACATTCCCGAACTCGCGAAGGTGCCCGCCGAGCGCTTCGGCATGGCGGTCGTCATGCTCGACGGCCGCGTATTCTCGGTCGGCGACGCGCAAATGCGCTTCTCGATCCAGAGCATCTCGAAGCTATTCGCGTGCACGCTCGCATTCCAATTGCTCGGTGACGCATTGTGGGAGCGCGTCGGCCGAGAGCCGTCGGGCACCGCATTCAATTCGCTCGTCCAACTCGAAAGCGAGCATGGCAAGCCGCGCAACCCGTTTATCAATGCTGGGGCGCTGGTCGTCACCGACGTGCTGTGCCGCCGCTTCGTGCGGGCCGAGACCGCGCTGGTGGAGTTTATGCGGCGGCTGACCGGCGAGGTCACGATCGACTACGATTCGCGGGTCGCGCAGTCAGAACTGCAACACGCCGATCGCAACCAGGCGATGGCGCACTTCATGGCGAGCTTCGGCAACATGGAAATGCCCGTCCACGCGGTGGTCGATGCGTATTGCCGGCAATGCGCGATCTCGATGAGTTGCGTCGAGCTGGCGAAGGCGGCGCTATTTCTGAGTAATGGCGGCGTGGTGCCGTCAACCGGGGAGCGCATCCTCGACAGCAGTTCGACCAAGCGTCTATCGGCCTTGATGCTGACCTGCGGCACCTACGACGCCGCGGGCGACTTCGTCTTTCGCGTCGGCTTGCCAGCCAAGAGCGGCGTCGGCGGCGGCATCGTCGCGGTGTTGCCTGGGGAAATGGCGGTCTGCGTGTGGTCGCCTGGACTCGACGCAAACGGAAACTCCCTTGCCGGCGCCCGGGCATTGGAACAGTTGACCACGCTTACCGGGCAGTCGATTTTTTAA
- a CDS encoding SDR family oxidoreductase gives MKKEQQVALVTNASDYAGPPAVAALLDAGFRVLAHDDSFVDDIAWEHFSNANGSVERVSGKNVELLVEAAWAVTGRVDAIVSNDHFPAIHRPTVDASLDDLRQTLEKLVVRPFALVKAAIPRMRQQGGGNLVLVTSCRTKLPMHGGAIPDAARDAANALARSFSVELAPLNIAVNAVAPNFLYSEAYYPRAVFVDEPEGRDYVRTSVPVGRLGRPEEIGELICFLASTQSRFLTGAVIDFSGGWPAAATRPGTTDD, from the coding sequence GTGAAGAAAGAGCAACAGGTTGCACTTGTGACGAATGCGTCGGACTATGCCGGCCCGCCTGCCGTAGCAGCACTGCTGGATGCGGGATTTCGCGTGCTTGCCCACGATGATTCCTTCGTGGACGACATCGCGTGGGAGCACTTTTCGAACGCGAATGGCAGTGTCGAGCGGGTGAGCGGCAAAAATGTTGAGCTGCTGGTCGAAGCCGCATGGGCCGTCACGGGGCGGGTTGATGCCATTGTCAGTAACGACCACTTTCCCGCTATCCATCGGCCCACTGTGGATGCATCATTGGACGACCTGCGGCAGACGCTAGAAAAGCTGGTAGTCCGCCCTTTCGCTTTGGTAAAGGCGGCCATCCCGCGCATGAGACAGCAGGGCGGCGGAAACCTTGTATTAGTGACATCGTGCAGGACGAAACTGCCGATGCATGGAGGCGCCATCCCTGATGCTGCGAGGGATGCCGCGAATGCATTGGCTCGATCGTTTTCCGTCGAACTTGCGCCACTTAACATTGCCGTCAACGCGGTGGCACCGAACTTCCTGTATAGCGAGGCTTATTATCCACGCGCTGTCTTCGTAGACGAGCCGGAAGGCCGTGACTACGTCAGGACTTCGGTACCAGTGGGCCGGCTAGGCCGGCCGGAAGAGATCGGCGAACTGATCTGCTTTCTCGCATCGACACAGTCCCGGTTTCTGACTGGCGCTGTAATTGACTTTTCCGGCGGGTGGCCTGCTGCTGCGACGAGGCCCGGAACGACCGACGATTGA
- a CDS encoding Hsp20/alpha crystallin family protein: protein MNDRTQVAERDQKAVARREGDQPARRMTLTPAVDVFEDSQGITLWADLPGVTKDKLDVKVHDGNLYIEAEAVVPTPAGLRLQHAEIREPHFARAFSLSPDFDTSKIDANLQDGVLKLTIPRRDEARPRRIEVQTN, encoded by the coding sequence ATGAACGACAGGACACAGGTTGCTGAACGCGACCAGAAAGCAGTAGCGCGACGCGAGGGCGACCAGCCGGCACGACGGATGACGCTTACACCGGCCGTCGACGTGTTCGAGGACAGCCAGGGCATCACGCTGTGGGCTGACCTGCCAGGCGTCACGAAGGACAAACTCGACGTGAAGGTGCACGACGGCAATCTCTATATCGAGGCCGAAGCGGTCGTGCCAACGCCGGCCGGTCTGCGGCTGCAGCACGCCGAGATCCGGGAACCGCATTTCGCGCGCGCGTTCTCACTGAGCCCTGACTTCGACACATCGAAGATCGATGCGAACCTGCAGGACGGCGTGCTGAAACTGACGATTCCGCGTCGCGACGAAGCACGCCCGCGCCGGATCGAAGTGCAGACGAACTGA
- a CDS encoding Hsp20/alpha crystallin family protein produces MSDLFSGTDLFSEFDRLQRQMDNLFGGFPSSIRSGRFGAFPQLNIGTTEDSIEIVAFAPGLKLAELDVSIDKGLLTISGERRPAQTGNDDKTRDDTRTYAQERFTGSFRRVIELPQNADPDKVQARYTNGCLSITVGKREASKPRAITVQ; encoded by the coding sequence ATGAGTGATCTCTTTTCCGGAACCGACCTGTTCAGTGAGTTTGACCGTCTGCAGCGGCAGATGGACAACCTGTTTGGCGGCTTCCCGTCCAGCATCCGTTCGGGCCGCTTCGGGGCCTTTCCACAACTCAACATCGGTACCACCGAGGACTCGATCGAAATCGTCGCGTTCGCGCCCGGTCTGAAGCTGGCCGAGCTCGACGTGTCGATCGACAAGGGCCTGCTGACCATCAGCGGTGAGCGCAGGCCGGCCCAGACCGGGAACGATGACAAAACCCGCGACGACACCCGCACCTATGCACAGGAGCGCTTCACCGGCAGTTTCCGGCGCGTGATCGAGCTGCCGCAGAATGCTGACCCCGACAAGGTGCAGGCGCGCTACACCAACGGCTGTCTGTCGATCACCGTCGGCAAGCGCGAAGCGTCGAAGCCACGGGCCATTACCGTCCAGTAA
- a CDS encoding group II intron maturase-specific domain-containing protein has product MQVILLYFASMPDALDVFLAYYGTISAIEWPLSSKPEDRFGWVNYFAVGHSSECFSFLKDWVEKKIRRHMGRSRNRRGFGWKRWSRRWLYEELKLFNGYRVRRAAAPKARPA; this is encoded by the coding sequence TTGCAAGTTATTCTTCTATATTTTGCCTCTATGCCGGATGCTTTGGATGTGTTCCTTGCTTACTATGGGACGATTTCCGCGATTGAGTGGCCGCTTTCGAGCAAGCCGGAAGACCGCTTCGGGTGGGTGAATTACTTCGCCGTTGGACATTCGAGCGAGTGCTTCAGCTTCCTCAAAGACTGGGTAGAAAAGAAAATCAGGCGCCACATGGGACGCTCCCGGAATCGACGCGGCTTCGGCTGGAAGCGGTGGAGTAGGCGTTGGCTGTATGAGGAACTGAAGCTGTTCAACGGCTATCGTGTTCGTCGTGCTGCCGCACCGAAAGCGCGCCCAGCATGA
- a CDS encoding MarR family winged helix-turn-helix transcriptional regulator, giving the protein MDTNQKALESAVTELLSVTGQLTRRLRAVSNTRELTWSQVAIMARLEEVGSMTTADLARAEAVKPQTMGGTLAAMEAEGLVERQPHPTDGRQILYALTDEGRDARKKVSLAKRDWLLAAISQLSPAEQKTLVEAVDIIRHLGDL; this is encoded by the coding sequence ATGGACACGAACCAAAAAGCCCTCGAAAGTGCCGTTACGGAACTGTTGTCCGTCACGGGCCAACTGACTCGCCGGCTGCGAGCGGTATCCAATACACGCGAACTTACGTGGTCCCAGGTCGCAATCATGGCCCGGCTGGAGGAAGTCGGCTCGATGACGACAGCAGACCTCGCGCGCGCCGAAGCAGTGAAGCCGCAAACAATGGGCGGAACGCTTGCAGCGATGGAAGCAGAAGGATTAGTCGAGCGTCAGCCGCATCCGACAGACGGCCGCCAGATTCTGTATGCCTTGACTGACGAAGGGAGGGATGCGCGAAAGAAAGTGAGTCTGGCCAAACGCGATTGGCTGTTGGCCGCGATCTCGCAGCTTTCTCCTGCCGAGCAAAAAACGCTCGTCGAAGCGGTGGACATCATTCGGCACCTCGGGGATCTGTAG
- a CDS encoding MFS transporter, protein MDAPLPETQRSSHFGFRFVTPLALGSTLNPVNSTMISTALAPIAVAFSASVAQKGWLIAGLYLTSAIAQPTMGRLADLFGPRRVYLISLALVAIAGIVGALAPSLAVLVLSRVLLGVGTSGAYPSAMRIFRSQGDRHGMAPPRVAMGALSFAGIATTAFGPLLGGLLTGSFGWHAIFTINVPLAFLTACLVTLWVPKDDPRTASFSRLVQEVDLPGVALFSVALILLMTFLMNLDHPLWWTLPASAAFWIGVVIHSLKRSQPFVDVRMLAKNLPLTITYLRIMLFLMISYCVLYGFAQWLESSAHYSASAAGLITLPMSILAGICSLLAARTKGLKLPFVTSAVGGLIGCACLTFIHGDSPIWFVAAAAMFFGIPMGMTSTATQTAIYVQAPAAKIGTAAGLQRTFAYVGAIFAASLLGIVFGHKPSDSGIHALAIVMGCVSAFLLIFTFFDWTLPKGSLE, encoded by the coding sequence ATGGACGCCCCCTTGCCCGAAACACAACGATCATCGCATTTTGGCTTTCGTTTCGTGACGCCGCTTGCGCTCGGATCGACGCTCAATCCGGTTAACTCGACGATGATCTCCACTGCGCTTGCGCCCATCGCCGTGGCGTTCAGTGCGAGCGTGGCACAGAAGGGATGGTTGATCGCCGGACTTTATCTGACGAGCGCGATTGCGCAGCCGACGATGGGACGGCTAGCCGACCTGTTCGGTCCGCGCCGCGTTTACCTGATCTCCCTCGCACTGGTCGCCATTGCGGGTATCGTCGGTGCGCTCGCTCCTTCACTAGCGGTATTGGTGCTCTCTCGCGTTTTGCTTGGCGTGGGAACTTCGGGCGCCTATCCGTCGGCCATGCGCATCTTCCGATCCCAGGGCGATCGCCACGGGATGGCGCCACCTCGTGTGGCGATGGGGGCGTTGTCTTTCGCTGGCATAGCGACCACCGCCTTCGGACCGCTGCTGGGTGGTCTCCTGACAGGCTCGTTCGGTTGGCATGCGATCTTCACAATCAATGTTCCGCTGGCTTTCCTGACGGCCTGCCTGGTGACGCTCTGGGTGCCCAAAGACGATCCTCGCACGGCAAGCTTCTCGCGTCTTGTTCAGGAGGTCGATCTGCCGGGTGTCGCGCTATTCAGCGTAGCGTTGATATTGCTGATGACCTTCTTGATGAATCTTGACCATCCACTGTGGTGGACGCTACCAGCATCCGCTGCATTCTGGATCGGCGTCGTCATTCACTCCCTGAAACGCAGCCAGCCCTTTGTCGATGTGCGCATGCTGGCAAAGAACCTGCCGCTGACCATCACGTATCTGCGAATCATGCTGTTCCTCATGATTTCCTACTGCGTTCTGTATGGTTTCGCTCAATGGCTGGAAAGCAGTGCTCATTATTCTGCGAGCGCGGCTGGCCTGATCACATTGCCGATGTCGATACTCGCGGGCATTTGTTCGCTGCTGGCCGCGCGAACCAAGGGTCTCAAGTTGCCGTTCGTTACTAGTGCAGTCGGTGGTCTTATCGGATGTGCCTGCCTAACCTTCATTCACGGCGATAGCCCCATCTGGTTCGTGGCGGCGGCTGCGATGTTCTTCGGCATACCCATGGGCATGACATCGACAGCTACGCAGACAGCGATCTATGTTCAGGCACCCGCTGCAAAGATTGGAACGGCAGCCGGATTACAGCGAACCTTTGCGTATGTCGGCGCCATTTTTGCTGCCAGCCTGCTCGGAATCGTCTTCGGGCACAAACCGAGTGACAGCGGCATTCATGCATTGGCTATCGTGATGGGCTGCGTCTCCGCCTTCCTGCTGATCTTTACATTTTTCGACTGGACCCTTCCCAAGGGATCGTTGGAATGA
- a CDS encoding isochorismatase family protein — protein MPLSQLDKQPALIVIDLQKGIVSLPLAHPTNEITSKAAQLADAFRDRGFPVVLVNVAGGAPGRTDQSHHFDPPADWADLVPELKEHPRDHKVTKMRWGAFHGTGLDEHLKNLNVTQVFVCGIATSIGVESTARYAHEHGYHVALVTDAMTDLDPVSHQHSVEKIFPRLGETTTTNEVLSSLNTNH, from the coding sequence ATGCCGCTTTCTCAGTTGGACAAGCAACCGGCGCTTATCGTGATCGATCTGCAAAAGGGAATCGTCAGCCTCCCACTCGCGCATCCGACCAATGAAATTACCAGCAAGGCAGCTCAACTTGCTGACGCCTTTCGTGATCGCGGTTTCCCGGTCGTGCTCGTGAATGTCGCAGGGGGCGCACCTGGGCGAACCGACCAGTCTCATCATTTCGATCCTCCCGCCGATTGGGCCGATCTCGTCCCGGAACTCAAGGAACACCCGCGCGATCACAAAGTTACGAAGATGCGGTGGGGAGCATTCCACGGCACGGGCCTTGACGAGCATCTCAAGAATCTGAACGTCACGCAGGTATTCGTGTGCGGGATCGCAACCAGCATCGGCGTCGAATCGACAGCCCGTTATGCGCATGAACACGGATACCACGTCGCTCTTGTGACGGACGCCATGACGGACCTGGACCCCGTTTCGCATCAGCACAGCGTCGAGAAAATCTTCCCGCGTCTCGGTGAAACCACGACCACAAATGAGGTGTTGTCGTCCCTGAATACAAACCACTGA
- a CDS encoding Na+/H+ antiporter NhaA, whose protein sequence is MRRQRTGIVIDNAIREAAGGISDFLRLESAGRLLLMATEVLALVCSNSPLRHAYDDLLKIPVEVRFGSLAVAKPLLYSASS, encoded by the coding sequence ATGCGCCGACAACGGACGGGCATCGTGATCGACAACGCGATTCGCGAGGCGGCCGGTGGGATCTCCGACTTCCTCAGACTGGAATCGGCGGGCAGACTGCTGCTCATGGCCACCGAAGTACTCGCGTTGGTCTGCAGCAACTCGCCGCTTCGACACGCGTACGATGATCTCCTGAAGATCCCAGTGGAGGTGCGCTTTGGATCGTTAGCCGTCGCGAAGCCGCTGCTGTACAGCGCGTCGTCGTAG